The nucleotide window CAGGAACCTTCGCCCCAAGAGCTCCACCACGAacacctgcaggggagggggcggagggcaAGCAGGGAGGCTCAGCAGCCCCGCTAGACAGGAGGCCGCACCCCTGCTAGAGCCGCTTGCGCAGGAAGTCCTCCGCCCGTCTCCCAAACCCCCCTTCTGAAGAGGCAGCTGTGTGCCCGCCTGCCCGTGTGTCTGCCCCCCAGCAGGGCACAGGTAGTAACCACACATGGGACAGATTGGGGAAGAGCCACCTCACACGGCGGAAGCTTCCAGAGTAGAGGGCAGGGGGTCTCCATCTTGGGGGCGGGCACAGGCTGCCCCCCCCTTCCAAGAGACAGGCTGTCATCTGACAAGTGGCCCGGAGATGAGGAGACCAAGAGGCACGTCACCACCTCAGATATGGCTCTTTCCTCAgctaggacccccccccccaacacacacacactcaagatGCCCTCGACCTTGGTGGCTGTCGGGGACTCACGGCACAGACGGTCATCAGCACGTTGACGGCCCCGGTGCCCACTGTCACATACTGGACGTCATTCTCCTTCACCCCCGCACTCAGGTAGATCTGGTCCGCGTAGTAGTAGATCTGGAAGGCACCCCCAGAGGCTGGCGGGGTGCTCGGGGCCCCCTGTGATGACGACAGCgccccgcccagccccgccccctggcCCCCGTACCGCGTTCACCCCCGACAGCTGCTGGCCGCCCATGAGGACGATGACGGAGATGACCTGCCACCGCAGGGACCTCGTGCGGAACAGCTTCAGCACGGAGACGAAGCCCACGGCCCTCTCGGCCTCGTCCTCCTGCCGGATCTCCTCCATCTCGGGGCCCACGTCGTCCCAGCCACGCAGCCTCTTCAGCGCtaagggaggggagcagggggtgggctCAGGGGACCCCAACTTCCCGGAGCAGAGACGCCGCGGCCTCCGCCCCCTGCACGGTGGAGCCTTACCGGTTTGGGCAGCTACCTCGTCCTTCTTCTGAATCAGCAGGTACCGGGGGCTCTCGGGGAAAAAGGGTAATAGTAGGAGTTGGAGAGCCGCGGGGACCCCGGTCACCCCGAGGAGGATCGGCCAGCCTGCAAGGATGCCAGTGCCCAGGTGAGAGCTGCCTtcgcccctccccagcccctcccgccCCGGAGCCCGGCCGGCCACCCTGTCCCCTGACTCGACACAGAGCTGACGACACCCCACACCGTCCCGTGCTCTGACACAGCTCCCTGAATATGCGGGGCCACCAGGACGCCTGGTCCGGCAGGGTCGGAGCAGCACTGGTCACAGACACGGAAGCCGCAAGCAAGGCCACGTCCACAGCACAGAGGGGCCACAGAAGCCACGGCGTAGCCATACGATAGAAGTCTGCACAAACCACGGCGGGAGCCCATCCCCGAAACTCAGCGTCCGATGCAGCAATCTACGCAATGGGGTCCAACTGGATGAAGTCCAGGAGCAGAAAATTAACTCTATCTTTGCAaaaggtggtaaaaaaaaaaacaacaaaaaaaccatgggggcgggggcggtgcaAGGATGCGATGATGGTAAATGTCAGCACGGCGGCCCCCTGTGGGGGTGGGAAGGCCAGGGCTGAGGGCCGCAGCaggcctcccccttcccctgcggACTCTTAACCCAGTGTAATACAGGTGTGGACTCCGACCTAAGGTGAAGGTCCCGTCACCCCCAGGGGGTCTCACTCCTGATGTGGGAGAGGAATAAACAAAGAACAGCCTCCTGTGTAGACATCATCTTTTCCAGGTCTTGTTTCGGCCTCTGACGCTTCCCCCTAAGAACACACGCCATGCGATGAGTTCAACTTCTGCCCTGCCCACCACTCTGCCGGCTGGATCCTCTTTTTCCTGATCGCCTCCCCTCCCTCGACTCCAAATCCAAGGCCCGGCTAATCCCGGACCCTGTTTCCATCTGCTTTCCGAGAAGACCGGGACACCCGTTCTCAACCTCTGCTCCATGACCGCCTGCCTCCTGTGCCAACGTTCTCTTgtgggcttccttccttccttgttctctGAGCATCTAGTAGTACGCACGCGCCAGAAGTTGAGCTGGAGAATAAGGCCAAGCCCCGCCCTCCACACTGTGTCCAGAGGAAGGACACCGACGACAAAATGGTCTCCATAAAGGATGGAGGGACAAATGAAATCCACACATTTGCGGTTCCCCGAACGTGGCAGGGAGATTCCACAGGTGTGCCCCGTCTGCCCACGTCTGGAAGGCTGGTCCTACTCCCTCCATCGGGCCCGCTCTGAGGCCCCCCTCGCTGGGCACGCCAGAGAGCACTTCACCGACACCGGGGCTCTGAGGCTGCCCTGGGTCCTGCGGATGTATAGGTGACATCACCGAGAGACAGGAACTTAGCCCTTGCCCTGGTCCCCGCTCCTTATGAGGGTGATTGGAAGGAAGACAGTGGTCGTTTCATGTGGAGCCCGGCCCAAGCCACCTGGTTTTGTGTCCTAATGAGACCTTGGACCTGGTGTCCAACCTGTCTATGCCTCAGGTTCTGCATCTGGAAAATGGGTATAATGATAATACCTGCCTTACAGGACTATTTGGAGGATTAAATGGACTTAATCTAAAGACTTGGTGCCTGGCCCACCGTAAGCACTTTGTATGTTTTGGCTGGTGTTACCATTAATGGGGATTGCGAGACCAGAAGGGGGAGGTCATGCGGAAGCAGTGACAATTACCAGTCACCGTGCACTTATGGTGTGCTGGGCCCGGGCTCCCGAGGAAAGTGGGGAGGCTCCAGAGTCAGGGTCTGGAAGGGGTACCGGCCCTGAGACTCACCATTTTACCCCTAGGGGGCTCCCTCTTTCCTGGTCTACAGAGTAGGACCGGCACAggaccccccaccctcccaaccAGGCAGCAGCATTGCTGGGAGGCTCGAGTGAGGCCTCAAGCACACTGGCGGTGGTCATTACCATGCCCCGGGCCCCTCGCTTGGCCACCACGCAAGCCAAGAGAAAGTCAGACAATGACACTTCCTGCTCACGCTAAAGCCCCCTTCTCTGTGTCCTAGGAGGGGCTAGAAAATATTAGCCACATGGGCCCCACCACCTTGTTCGGGGCCTGTACTGTGCAAATACCACACCAGCACCATGGGGCCAGGGCAGTGAGGCAAGGACACTTGCCTGGACACGACTGGAGAGGAAAGAGCAGCCCACAGAAACGTCCAGGCAGAAAGAGGGCTGTGGTCCAGAGGCGTCTTGAGCTTACCTTCTTCATTCGCGAGGAGGCTCCGAAGGCCGAAGATCTGAGCCACGAGGATGCCGATGGTGATGAAGAGCTGAGGCACCACCCCGAGGCCCCCCCTCAGGTTTTTAGGGGCCAGCTCTCCCAGGTACATGGGGACAACATTGGAAGACAGACCTGGCAGGATTGAAGTGAAAACACCATCAGGAAACATTAGTCTGACCGGGACAGGCTCTGTCTTcaaacacattcattttttttttaatgtttgtttctgagcatgagcaggggagggacagagagagagagaaggaggcacagaatcggaagcaggctccaggctctgagccgtcagcccagagcctgacgcagggctcgaactcacagaccacgagatcgtgaccggggctgaagtcggacgctcaaccgactgagccacccaggcgcccctctgcttaGTGTTTTAAAAGAGGCTTGCTGTTCACCAATTCTTTCCAGTTGTCACAGCAATATCAGCCCTTAGAAGtctggtgggaggggtggggggagaccccGCAGGCCTAGTGCCCACAGGGCTGGGAAGAAGCAGGGGCCCTTGAGGGGCAGACTCCATGGTCACCACTCAGGGGTCAGGGGGCGGGGGACGCTTCTCAGCGGCAAGTTCTTTTTCACTTGACCAGGGACAAACTCGAAAAGGCAAACCTCAGAAGGTTTGTGAGAGACGGGGTCCCTTCCTGCCGGTGGGAAGCAATCTCTAACGTGTCTTAAAAGTGGCTCCACTggtggggcgcctgcgtggctcagtcggttaaacatctgacttcggctcaggtcatggtctcacggctcgtgggttcgagccccacagggggctctgtgctgacagctcggagcctgcgtgggattctctctttctccctctctctctctgccccttgctggaCCCTCAGgccctctctcataaataaataaacagacaaacaaactcCACCGGGCAACCCCAGCCGCTGGAGTCAGAGAAAGCAGCCTTTACATTTGAAATTCCTTCCGTGAAAGCAGTTGGTCTTCTGGCCACACAAGTTGACTAAAAGCCAGGGAACTGTGTCTCAAGTCCTGCTCACATCTGTTCCTGCGCCCCCCTTCTCGCCCCACCCCCTTTGGGGGACCAGCTGCTCCCTTATTTTTTAGGGTGTCTGGGCAGCAGCGGCCGACTCACACACCGCCCAGAATTTCTCGGGAACCGTGCGCAAGAATTCACTGCGAATGGATTATGACTCCGTCGCTTCTCCAAGGGGGATCTGAGGACCTAGGAAACTCCCGACACCTTTTCAGGGGGCCTGTGAGGTCAAAACCATCTTCCAACAATCCTGAGATACTGCCCTGTATAGTGCCCACACGGTGGAGTGTTCCAGAGGCTCCCCGCCGTGTGAGGTCACGGCCAGCAGAACACAGAAGCAGGTCTGAGAAGCCAGCCGTCTTCTGTGAGGCGGGACattaaagacatttgcaaaccCGTGAAGCAATGTCACCCTTCTCGCTGAAACTCTTTGTTTCAGAATGTACGGCCTATTTTCACAGAGACGTGTGACGGGCTTACTGCTGCCGTTTAGATGAATTAAACGAACATTTCTTGGCTGCAATTTGTAAATGGTAGATATTGGCCAATACAACCCACATGAGCAAAAGCTCTTCGGGGCCCTCAATAATTTTAAGAGTGTAAAAAGGTCCTGAGGCAgcaactctttctgcccatgggtcctgtccctgtgctataataaaaacacctgagagaaagagagggagggggagggaaagagaaagaaagaaagaaagaaagaaagaaagaaagaaagaaagaaaagaaagaaaagagaaaagaaaagaaaagaaaagaagatcctGAGGCCaaaaagcgtctgacttcagccaggtcacgatctcgcagtccgtgagttcgagccccgcgtcaggctctgggctgatggctcagagcctggagcctgtttccgattctgtgtctccctctctctctgcccctcccccgttcatgctctgtctctctctgtcccaaaaataaataaacgttgaaaaaaaaaattttttttaaaaaaaagagtaaaggttGGGGTTTTGGTGATTTGTTAACTATTGGAGCCTAATATCTCCCTGTGGGAACCAACTCTGGAGTGCTGGACGGTCAAGAGAAAAGTGCCTGCCTGCACCTGTCCACTGCCGGTGACTTCCAGGAAtcgttggtttttttctttctttcctttttttaaatgtatttattttgagagcgtgagagagagggaatcccaggcagcctctgctgacagtgcagaccctgacgctagggctcaaactcacgaaccgtgagatcatgaccacgaTCGTGAGccgaagagttggacgctgaacaactgagccagccaggcgccccggaatcGTCTATTCTTTATTAGCGGAGCCCCGCTgcagggggaggcgggaggcgggagcAGGGCCAGACCAAGGCGGCAGAGACCCGTCCAGGCGCTCTCAGGGAAAGCAGTAGGGCGACGCTTGCCATGGGGCCCATCATTCCCTCCGGGACATGACCTCTTCTCTCTTCAGGGAGGCTGATTTCCTCCTTTGTCCCCCAGCCTCGCAATTCCTTGCCATCTCCCCCGACACCGGGCTCCTCGCCCTCTCCCCCACCGCCCAGGAGGGCCAGCTGAGGGGTTTGCAGACATCAGGCCAAATCATCCGCTCACCCCATCCCCGTGTTTGGAGgcagaaaacaagagttggtTGCCAATGCCAGGGCCGGGTGCAGGGTTGCTTGACGAGGCGCCCAGGATGCAGCCCTTTGGGGGCGCCCACCCTGAAGGTGCACGGCCCCGAGGGCGGGTGTCCCGCTtgccccctccagccctgggAAACACAGTCTACAAAAGAATGCCACGTTGGGGGAAGGCCACGGGTGTGGCTTTAACCACATCTTTTCGGTCGGAAGGAATCACGGGGGAGTTTTCTACGACCACCAGAGTGCGGCCCGGGGGGGCCATAGCTCTGGAGGGTTTGCAAAGCAGCTCCGGGGGTTACAAGACCAGAGACCTCAGGCGAGTGAGTGTTACCCTCTTCAGCAGGTGGACCCTGGAGGAATAGGTGAAAAGAACCCCTAAAAATCCTTCTGCAAACTTCACGTTCCCTCTAGAAGGTGACAGGTTGCTATCATTAACTCTTCTTGGGTGGAGGGATTCGTACATTAGATTGTTTCTCATGCGTTTTTGACCACGACCCACGGTAAAAATGGGGAGACACGTTTAACGTTGCAACCTGGTTCCTACCCACGTATACGGATAAGTCACCGAAACAAGTTCCAGAAGACCGCCCTTACCCCTACTGCACACGACACAGTCTACACTCtgcctagaaaaagaaaatgctggggcacctgggtggctccgtccgtcaAGCATCTGACccgtggtttcggctcaggtcacgatctcacggttcgtgagttcaagccccgcttcgggagcccctccccctcccccaaataaataaataaacttaaaaagagaaaaagaaaaggaaaaagctgcTCACTAATCAGAGGCACCACCCACTCACTGGCCCCACCTATAGCTTGgaaaacacagagataaggaaaggagaagaaaggaaagggaaggaaaggaaaggaaaggaaaggaaaggaaaggaagtgccCTTGCGAACAGGACTCT belongs to Felis catus isolate Fca126 chromosome C1, F.catus_Fca126_mat1.0, whole genome shotgun sequence and includes:
- the LOC101097571 gene encoding solute carrier family 2, facilitated glucose transporter member 5 isoform X4; translation: MGCSKVAGSFEMIILSRLLVGICAGLSSNVVPMYLGELAPKNLRGGLGVVPQLFITIGILVAQIFGLRSLLANEEGWPILLGVTGVPAALQLLLLPFFPESPRYLLIQKKDEVAAQTALKRLRGWDDVGPEMEEIRQEDEAERAVGFVSVLKLFRTRSLRWQVISVIVLMGGQQLSGVNAIYYYADQIYLSAGVKENDVQYVTVGTGAVNVLMTVCAVFVVELLGRRFLLLLGFSVCFTACFVLTAALALQDTISWMPYVSIACIIAYVVGHALGPSPVPAVLITETFLQSSRPAAFMVGGSVHWLSNFTVGLIFPFVQVGLGAYSFVIFGVICLLTTIYTFLVVPETKAKTFVEINQIFTKMNKVSEVHPEKEELEEFPPSTRGQ